A segment of the Alistipes communis genome:
GTGGGCGACTACCTGCACCGCGAATGCGGCGTGGAGATCCATACCGAGCCGCAGGTAGTGACGCTCGCCGGCAAGCGGCTCTTTCTGGCGCACGGCGACAATATCAACGTCGGCCACCTGCCGTGGCTCTGCTTCATGAATCGTGTTTTCCGGTCGCGGCCGCTGCGCTGGCTCTTTTCGTGGGGCGTGCATCCCGACTGGGCGGTGAAGTTCGGCCGCTGGTGGAGCGGTCGTTCGCGCAAGTCGCATGGCGGCGAGTCCGACCGGAGCGTGACCGAACCGTTGATCGCCTATGCCCGCGACCGGCAGCGGATCGATCCGGTCGACTACTATATCTTCGGCCACATGCACTACGCGCGCGACTATGCGGCCGACGGCCTGCGGGTCGTGCTGCTCGGGGCGTGGGACGCTCCGGCCTGTGCCGTGCTGGACGATGCCGGAAAGCTGGAACTCAAACGACTGTGACGTCATGAAACAATACCTCGATCTGCTGCGCAGGATTTGCGACGAAGGCGTCGTGCGGGGCGACCGCACGGGAACCGGCACGCGCAGCGTCTTCGGCCACCAGATGCGTTTCGACCTCGGCGAAGGATTCCCGCTGCTGACCACCAAGAAGGTCTTCCTGAAAGGGGTGATCCACGAGTTGCTCTGGTTTCTGCGGGGCGATACCAACATCCGCTATCTGGTCGAGAACGGCGTGCATATCTGGGACAACGACGCCTACCGCTATTACAACGAACTGTGCGTGCGCCACGGCGTGCTGCCCGTCGACCGCGAGACGTTCCTGTCGGCCGCAGGCGAGGAGTCGCCCGTCGAGGGCTACCGCTTCGGCGATCTCAACCACGTCTACGGCTGGCAGTGGCGCAGTTGGGGACGGCCCGACGGCAGTGCGATCGACCAGATCGCACGGGCCGTCGATACGATCCGCCGCAATCCCGAGTCGCGGCGAATCATCGTCTCGGCGTGGAATGTCGCCGAGGTCGACGACATGGCGCTGCCGCCTTGCCACGTGCTGTTCCAGTTCTATGTGGCCGACGGGCGGCTGTCGTGCCAGTTGTACCAGCGCAGTGCCGACACGTTTCTGGGCGTGCCGTTCAATATCGCCTCCTACGCCCTGCTGACGCTGATGATGGCGCAGGTGTGCGACCTTCGTCCGGGTGATTTCGTCCATACGCTGGGCGATACGCACCTCTACCTGAACCACATGGAGCAGGTGGCCGAGCAGTTGTCGCGCACGCCGCGCAAGTTGCCTTCGATGCGGCTCAACCCCGCCGTGCGGTCGATCTTCGATTTCCTTTACGAGGATTTTACGCTCGAAGGCTACGACCCGTGGCCGGCGATCAAGGCTCCCATGTCGTTCTGAGGCGCCGGAACGACCGTTAAAAGTTGAAACTGACATGATTTCGATTATCGTAGCCGTTGCCGAAAACGGCGTCATCGGGGATAACAACCGATTGCTGTGGCACATATCCGAGGATCTGCGCCGATTCAAACGCATCACGACGGGGCATCCCGTGGTGATGGGCCGCAAGACGTGGGAGTCGCTGGGCCGGCCGCTGCCGGGGCGGGAAAACGTCGTCGTCACGCGGCGGGAACTGTCGTTCGACGGTGCGCGGACGGTGCATTCGCTCGACGAGGCATACGCTCTCTTCCCGCCGGAGGAGGAGGTGTTCGTCATCGGCGGCGCGCAGATCTACGGCGAGGCGCTGCCTGCGGCCGACCGATTCTACCTCACGCGCGTGCACCGCGCCTACGAGGGCGATACACGCTTTCCGGAGTGGGACGCCGCCGAGTGGCGGCTCGTCGGGAGCGAGTCGTTCCCCTGCGGCGAACGGTACGAGTATCCCTTCACGTTCGAGACCTACGAACGGAAGCGGTAGGGAGAAGAGCCTTTTTCGTTAAGCCGGATTTGTTCGGACTCTGCCGAGGTGAGAAATGGACGAAAGAGATCAACCATTTCATTAAGCCTAGTGCAGAGCCGAACTCGGTTCGAGCTCTGCCGAAGCGGGAAATGGAAAAATGAAATTCAATCTTAAAACCGAATAAGATGAAAAAGTTGTTTTTGTTGCTTTTGGCGGGATGCCTGTGGTCGCTTGCGGCCGATGCGCAGCCCGTGATCGAAAAACAGGGCTCGAAGAAGGAGCCTTTCACGTTCGTACAGATCGCCGATCCGCAGCTGGGCTTCTGCGACAAGGGGCAAGACTGGCGGTGGACGGTCGACAATCTGAAAGCGACCGTCGCACGTGTCAACGAGCTTAAACCGGCCTTCGTGATCGTGACGGGCGACCTGATACACAACCATAAGAACGCCGAGCAGGCCCGGGCCTACCGTGAGAACATCGCTCTGATCGATGCGTCGATCCCCGTATTCCATATTCCCGGCAACCACGACATTCCCAAGTACGGGGCCGAAGCCCTGGCGCAGTACCTCGACGAATTCGGTTACGACCGCTTCTCGTTCTCCTACAACGGTTCTGCATTCATCGGGCTGAACAGCAATGCGATGGTCTGCGACAGCGAACGTGCGGCGGCCGATGCCCGCGCCCAGTTGGAGTGGTTCGGGAAGCAGTTGGAGCGCTACCGCAAGTGCAATCACATCTTCGTCTTCACGCATCACCCGCTCGTTTTGAGTCCCGACAGCCGGGTCACGCACAAATCGGCCTACGACGAACCTTTCCGCACGGAGTACGCCGCGCTGATGAAGAGATACGGCGTGCGTGCGGTCTTCGCCGGCCACACCCATATCACGGGGCTGACCGAGGTGGCCGGTATTCCGATGATTATCGCGGGAGCGTCGAGCTATCCGCTCTACGGGGCCTCGACGGGCATCAACGTGGTCGATGTCACGCCGACCGGTTTTAGCAGCGAGTTCGTCGCCAACGATCCTGCCGATGGGAATATCCGGTTGCACTGAGGCGGCAGCGGTAGTCCGTTCTGCGGGCAGGAAACGGCATCGGGGCGTTCGAGCAATCTCGAACGCCCCGATGCCGTTTTTCGTCCGTTTCAGTCTGCGACGGGTTGCAGAATGTTCCAGTCGGGGATGCCGATGACGGAGAGGAAGGGCGCGAAGGCCTCCTCCTCGCGGTCGGTGCCCGCGTCGCGGTAGGTCTCCCAGATCGGTTTCTTGCCGCCGGGGTCTTCGGCGTCGTCGGGATAGCGGCGCAGGCCGATGCGCAGCGTCCCCTCGTTGCGGTGGTCGAACCAGTTGTGCCACTGGATGCCGTCGATGCCGGGCAGGGCGGCGATTTTCTTCCAGCCGTAGGCGAAGCCCGCGCACTGGTTGCGCAGATCGGCTTCGGCGTAGGTGGGGGAGTTGGTTCCCGCTTCGGAGAGCCATACCGAGCGGCGCGTCGTGCCGCGGAAGAGGTTGGCCGGCGTCAGGGCCCATTTGCTGAGCACTTCGAGATTTTTGAGCGTGACGAAGGGGGTGTTCATCGCGAAAGTCGCATTCGGTTCGCGCCACGTACAGGGGTCGGAGATCGTCTCGGGGTAACTGTGGCAGGCGAGCGCCCAGCGAAAGTCGCCTTCCGCGCGACTGAAATCGCCGAGCAGC
Coding sequences within it:
- the thyA gene encoding thymidylate synthase, which translates into the protein MKQYLDLLRRICDEGVVRGDRTGTGTRSVFGHQMRFDLGEGFPLLTTKKVFLKGVIHELLWFLRGDTNIRYLVENGVHIWDNDAYRYYNELCVRHGVLPVDRETFLSAAGEESPVEGYRFGDLNHVYGWQWRSWGRPDGSAIDQIARAVDTIRRNPESRRIIVSAWNVAEVDDMALPPCHVLFQFYVADGRLSCQLYQRSADTFLGVPFNIASYALLTLMMAQVCDLRPGDFVHTLGDTHLYLNHMEQVAEQLSRTPRKLPSMRLNPAVRSIFDFLYEDFTLEGYDPWPAIKAPMSF
- a CDS encoding dihydrofolate reductase, coding for MISIIVAVAENGVIGDNNRLLWHISEDLRRFKRITTGHPVVMGRKTWESLGRPLPGRENVVVTRRELSFDGARTVHSLDEAYALFPPEEEVFVIGGAQIYGEALPAADRFYLTRVHRAYEGDTRFPEWDAAEWRLVGSESFPCGERYEYPFTFETYERKR
- a CDS encoding UDP-2,3-diacylglucosamine diphosphatase — encoded protein: MIYFASDIHLGAGDPATARRTERRFTAWLDAVSRDAEAIYLLGDLFDFWFEYRRVVPQGFVRTLGKLAELTDRGVRVVFFTGNHDMWVGDYLHRECGVEIHTEPQVVTLAGKRLFLAHGDNINVGHLPWLCFMNRVFRSRPLRWLFSWGVHPDWAVKFGRWWSGRSRKSHGGESDRSVTEPLIAYARDRQRIDPVDYYIFGHMHYARDYAADGLRVVLLGAWDAPACAVLDDAGKLELKRL
- a CDS encoding metallophosphoesterase family protein; the encoded protein is MKKLFLLLLAGCLWSLAADAQPVIEKQGSKKEPFTFVQIADPQLGFCDKGQDWRWTVDNLKATVARVNELKPAFVIVTGDLIHNHKNAEQARAYRENIALIDASIPVFHIPGNHDIPKYGAEALAQYLDEFGYDRFSFSYNGSAFIGLNSNAMVCDSERAAADARAQLEWFGKQLERYRKCNHIFVFTHHPLVLSPDSRVTHKSAYDEPFRTEYAALMKRYGVRAVFAGHTHITGLTEVAGIPMIIAGASSYPLYGASTGINVVDVTPTGFSSEFVANDPADGNIRLH